GACGTCGGGCGCCAGCAGCAGCACCGTCAGACCGGTTGCGAGCGTCATTTCGCCGAACACGAGGCGCAGGCCGATGCTGACCGCGATCAGCGCCACGCCCAGGGTGGCGAGCAGCTCGAGCACCAGCGCCGACAGAAAGGCGATCCGCAGGGTCGCCATCGCCGAACGGCGGTGCGCTGCCGAAAGTTCGGCGATCCGCTTTTCCGGGCCGCGCCCGCGCCCCAGCGCCCGCAACGTGGGGATGCCCGCGATGAGGTCGAGTAATCGCGCCTGCAACGTGGTCATGGCGGTCAGGGCCGCGGCCGAGCGCTCGGCCGTCGCCAGCCCGATCAGCACCATGAAGATGGGAATGAGCGGCAGGGTGATCAACACGATCACCGTCGATTTCAGGTCGTAGAGCGCGATCACCGCGACCGTCGCCGGGGTCAGGATCGCCGCCAGCAGCAATGTCGGCAGATAACCGGCGAAATACGGGCGCAGCCCGTCGAGGCCCCGCGTGACCACCACGCCGGCGGCATCGCGTTGCGCCGCCAGCTCGCGCGGCTGCCGCGCGGTCACCGCCGCCAGCACCTGACCGGACAGTTCGGCGATGACGGCGCCGGCGCCCCGCTGACCCAACCGCGCCTGAAGCCAGTGCGCGGCCGTCCGAATCGTCCAGACTGCCAGCAGGATTGCCAGGGGCGCCGACCAGACGCGCAGGCTTCGTGCCCCGGGGTCACCGACCACGCCCGCGACGATGTTGGCCAGCACGATCGCCGAGCCGATCGCGCAACCGGAGATCACGACCCCGCAGCCCACCGAGGCGAGCAGATATCGCCGCAACGCGGTCGACGCCCGCCACAGCCGCGGGTCCAGGGGCGCCCGCCGGGTGGAGTCGCCTGCACTCAGGACGGACGCCTGGCCAGACCGATGGACGGCGGTATCCGGTCGGCCGAAATCCGTTGGCGGAACACATAATACGTCCACGCCTGGTACACCACCGTCAACGGGGCCATGAACAACGTCACCCATGTCATGACCTTGAGGGTGTACGGGGTCGACGATGCGTTGTAGATGGTGAGGCTCCACTGCTTGTTAAGCGTGGAGGGCACCAGGTTCGGGTAGAGGGAGCCGAACAGCAGGATCACGACGGCGGCCACCACGACGGCGGTGCAGGCGAACGTCCAGCCGTCGGATACCCGCCGCCAGACCAACAGCACCGCCGCGAGCTGCGCGACCACCGCGACGCCCAGCACCAACCAGGTCCAGGGCTTGCCGTAGGCCAGCTGCGTCCACAGCCCGAAGGCCGCAACCACACCCGTGACCGGGAGGGACAACCACACCGCGAACCGGTGCGCGTCGTCGCGGATGGCGCCGTAGGTCTTCAGCGAGATGAACACCGCGCCGTAGAACCCGAAGAGCCCGGCGGTGGCCAGGCCGCCCAGCAGCGTATAGGCGTTGAGCACGTCGGTGATCGACAGGTGCACGTGGCCGGTGGCATCCACGGGCAGGCCGCGCACCAGGATGGCGAACGCGACACCCCAGAGCACCGCGGGCAGCCAGGAGCCGGCCGCGATGCCGACATCGGCCCAGCCGCGCCACTTCGTGTCGTCGACCTTGCCGCGCCACTCGATGGCCACGGCGCGCACGATCATCCCGAACAGGATCGCCAGCAGCGGCAGGTACAGCGTCGAGAACACCGTGGCGTACCAACCCGGATAGGCGGCGAACATCGCGGCCCCGCCCACGATGAGCCAGACCTCGTTCCCGTCCCAGACCGGCCCGATGGTGTTCAGGGCGGTGCGGCGGTCGGGCTCCGGGTCGCCGCTGCCGATGCGGGCGAGTGGCTCCATCAACATGCCCACGCCGAAATCGAAGCCCTCCAGGACGAAGAAGCCAAGGAACAGCATCCCGATGATCCCGAACCACAACTCCTGCAGTTGCATCGGTCAGCTCCTTTCCGGGTCGGTGGGCCTTAGTACGCGAAGGAGAGGGGGGCGACCTCGTCGTCGCTGGGCGCCTTGGGTGGGGCCGGTTCGGCGTCGTGTTCCTGCGGCCCCTCGACGATGTAGCGCCGTTGCAGCCAGAACCAGATGACTGCCAGCAGCGCGTAGACCAGCGTGAACGTCACCAGCGACGTGATCACCATCCCCGGCGCGTGGTCGGAGACCGCTTCGTGCACCGTGAACCGGACCTGCTGGTCACCCGTCGGGTTCGGCGCGACGATCCACGGCTGGCGGCCCATCTCGGTGAACACCCACCCGGCGATGTTGGCGAGGAAGGGGGCGGGGATCGTCACCAGCGCGAACCGGGAGAACCATCGCTGATCGGGAACGCGTCCGCCCCGGGTGAGCCACAGCGCCGCCAGCGCGAACAACACCGGAATCGCGAGCAGGCCGATCATTGCGCGGAACGACCAGTACGTGACGAACATGTTCGGCCGGTAATCGTTTGGGCCGAAACGCTGTTCGTAGTCGTGCTGAAGGTTACGCACGCCCTGCAACGTCACGTCGCTGGTGCGCCCTTCGGCGAGGAACGGCAGCACATAGGGCACCTCGATGACGCCCTTGACCCCGTCGCAGTTGTTGTGCCGGCCGACGGTGAGGATCGAGAAATCCGGATCCGTTTCGGTGTCGCAGAGCGTTTCGGCCGACGCCATTTTCATGGGTTGCTGGACGAACATGAGCTTGCCCTGGTGGTCGCCGGTGAAAAACAAGCCGACCGCGGCGAGCAGCACCACCCAGCAGCCCAGGATGGTCGCCGGGCGGAACATGGTGCGGGCGTCCGACTCGGCCACCGGCGTGGCGGAGGCGGGCGTGCGGGAACGAACCAGCCACCACGCGCTGACGGCGGCGACGAAGGCGCCGGCGGTGAGCAAGGCTCCCGTCACCGTGTGCGTAAAGGCCGCGCGTGCAGTGTTATTGGAGAGCAGGGCGCCGATACTGTCGAGCTCGGCGCGGTGTGTGGTCGGGTTGTAGTGGGCGCCGACGGGGTGCTGCATGAACGAGTTCGCCACGATGATGAAGAACGCGGACGCGTTGACTCCGAGGGCGACGATCCAGATGCAGGCCAGGTGCACGAGCTTGGGCAGGCGCCCCCACCCGAAGATCCACAACCCGATGAACGTGGATTCGAAGAAGAATGCGAACAGGCCCTCCATGGCCAGTGGGGCGCCGAAGATGTCGCCGACGAACCGGGAGTACTCGCTCCAGTTCATGCCGAACTGGAATTCCTGCACGATCCCGGTGGCCACACCGATGGCGAAGTTGATCAGGAACAACTTGCCGAAGAACTTGGTGAGGCGGTACCACGCGGTATTGCCGGTCGCCACCCACACCGTCTGCATGACGGCGAGCAAGGGCGCCAAACCGATGGTGAGCGGTACGAAAATGAAGTGGTAGACGGTGGTGATACCGAACTGCCACCGCGAAATATCGACGACATTCATCTGTCATCTCCCAAGGATGCGGGGCTGCCGAGCAGCTACGACACAGTGTAGTAGATGCTTCTGTGCCGTGCCACCAGCGGC
This genomic window from Mycobacterium saskatchewanense contains:
- the cydD gene encoding thiol reductant ABC exporter subunit CydD, with translation MRRYLLASVGCGVVISGCAIGSAIVLANIVAGVVGDPGARSLRVWSAPLAILLAVWTIRTAAHWLQARLGQRGAGAVIAELSGQVLAAVTARQPRELAAQRDAAGVVVTRGLDGLRPYFAGYLPTLLLAAILTPATVAVIALYDLKSTVIVLITLPLIPIFMVLIGLATAERSAAALTAMTTLQARLLDLIAGIPTLRALGRGRGPEKRIAELSAAHRRSAMATLRIAFLSALVLELLATLGVALIAVSIGLRLVFGEMTLATGLTVLLLAPDVYWPLRRIGVEFHAAQDGRTAADSAFALIGDPSSPTPRHRTVPARGAEIRLESLSVAGRDGRAPHALNAVISPGSVTVLTGPNGAGKSTALQAIAGLTPPSSGRVTVAGADVTELEPTAWWRQLSWLPQRPVLVPGSVGDNLALFGELRDVESACRASGFDSVLAELPDGMDTQLGRGGVGLSLGQRQRLGLARALGSTAAVLLLDEPTAHLDAQTEERVLRAVVERARAGATVVVVGHREPVVAIGDRVVEVAFEGAVRYVAT
- the cydB gene encoding cytochrome d ubiquinol oxidase subunit II, which encodes MQLQELWFGIIGMLFLGFFVLEGFDFGVGMLMEPLARIGSGDPEPDRRTALNTIGPVWDGNEVWLIVGGAAMFAAYPGWYATVFSTLYLPLLAILFGMIVRAVAIEWRGKVDDTKWRGWADVGIAAGSWLPAVLWGVAFAILVRGLPVDATGHVHLSITDVLNAYTLLGGLATAGLFGFYGAVFISLKTYGAIRDDAHRFAVWLSLPVTGVVAAFGLWTQLAYGKPWTWLVLGVAVVAQLAAVLLVWRRVSDGWTFACTAVVVAAVVILLFGSLYPNLVPSTLNKQWSLTIYNASSTPYTLKVMTWVTLFMAPLTVVYQAWTYYVFRQRISADRIPPSIGLARRPS
- a CDS encoding cytochrome ubiquinol oxidase subunit I is translated as MNVVDISRWQFGITTVYHFIFVPLTIGLAPLLAVMQTVWVATGNTAWYRLTKFFGKLFLINFAIGVATGIVQEFQFGMNWSEYSRFVGDIFGAPLAMEGLFAFFFESTFIGLWIFGWGRLPKLVHLACIWIVALGVNASAFFIIVANSFMQHPVGAHYNPTTHRAELDSIGALLSNNTARAAFTHTVTGALLTAGAFVAAVSAWWLVRSRTPASATPVAESDARTMFRPATILGCWVVLLAAVGLFFTGDHQGKLMFVQQPMKMASAETLCDTETDPDFSILTVGRHNNCDGVKGVIEVPYVLPFLAEGRTSDVTLQGVRNLQHDYEQRFGPNDYRPNMFVTYWSFRAMIGLLAIPVLFALAALWLTRGGRVPDQRWFSRFALVTIPAPFLANIAGWVFTEMGRQPWIVAPNPTGDQQVRFTVHEAVSDHAPGMVITSLVTFTLVYALLAVIWFWLQRRYIVEGPQEHDAEPAPPKAPSDDEVAPLSFAY